Genomic window (Pleurodeles waltl isolate 20211129_DDA chromosome 2_2, aPleWal1.hap1.20221129, whole genome shotgun sequence):
CATGTCTGAGGGGATTTGTACATCCTCAATAACTGCTTGAGATGTCTGGATGTACTTGTGGTTCCGAAAGTCTTTGCAGGGTATAATGGTTGAGCTGGCACATGAAGGACACATTGGAACGTGTGCCATTAATAGGAGGATATAAGATTTATTCTGGTAGTCTGGTCTGGATAGATCAGTGGAACActttgtgagacagtgtgtaagttATATTATGGTAAATCTCAAGTCACAGTGCCTAGTGGGGTGGAGTTTGTACCGGTACCTGATGAGGTTTGGTCAAAGTTGGCCATCAACATTATAGTACCTATTTGGGGGATGCAGCAAATTTAGTATTGTGATGATAGATTTGTAGTGGCCCAAGATAGGTTCTGTGAACAGTATAACTACATCTAAGGTTGTACGATGTTTGGAGACATAATTTTTGAGAGAGGGAATTTCAGAGAAAATGTTAAGTGCCAATGGTCCACAAAAGGTGTCAAGAGAGTTTGAGATGTTTATGCAAGACATGTTAAAACATGCTTACACCATGCCAGAAGCAATTTTTTGAGTGGTGTAAcaagaaaacatttaactatgtttGGTTAATGGTCTTAATTGGATGTTTGAATTGAGGCAGTTGTTGAATGCCGTTCACACCACTCCTGAAGGGGAGGCCTTCTGGTACTAAGATAAATAAACCTTGGATCAGGAATCGGGATGTGTCTTTAAAACTAATTTGTGATGTTGGTGTGGAACGACGAAATGCTTAAGAATGGTACGAAGGAAAGGTTCAACATAAATTAAAAATTGTTGTGGGAGATTTGGTAAGAGTCAAATTTCCTCATGTCAAGAATAGATCTTGTTTCTCTACTCACAATAGAGTAATTTAAGTACAAAAGGATCACGCAAAGAAGATCTTCTAGAAAGAATGTACTGCTAGTGAAGTTTCAGGATGATGTGATGTCTTGAATTTCATATATACACTATATATAGTGAGTTGCAAAGAAGATCTTCTAAAACAAAAATAAGGTGGCTCTGCTTCAGGTTGCAGTCTTAATTTTTGCATCCTTTTTAACCTTTATTTCTATTGTTGCAGTGTGGCTTGTTACAACAGCAACGCCTCCCATTTGCTTGGCTCTCTGTGGCCGGGGCAGGTAATGAAAAAAAGCAATTATATGCAACTCTCACAGGGGCTCTGAACTACGACGTGTTTGATTTCTTTTACACCAATATTTATTTCCTTGTATGTTGCACACCTAGCATCATTTTcacttattttattatatttttttagtttatattAATGCACTTTTTTGACACTTTTCgcttttattttagtttgttttatttGCAACAGAAAGGAGCTGCCCTCCAGAGGCAGGGGGGGCTGGGATCCAAGTTTCAATCTTAATTTGTCCATCGTTAGTGCTTTTATTTTTCCATCCCCTGGGTGGCACGTTGCCACTGGAATGCCAACCGCCTACTTGGCTGTCCATGGTGGGTCATAGGAAAGTACTGCAGCGCCAACACGGCAGATCCAGCACCATGTCCTGATCTGTTATAGTTTGTTCTTTAGTTCATGTGCACAATGGTGTTTTGTTCGTTTAGTTAGTGTTGAGTTCTTTGGTTTCTTTCTGATTTGTATTTTTACTGGTGCTTTCTGCTCCTTTCCCACGACCTTTGAGACCTGAAAATTTCTAAACTCCTCTTCATCTATACCAGGCTGTTCCAATCCACTGCCCCTCTTAAATCTGTATGTAATTTCCCGTTCGAGACTGTCCACCTCCTGGTCCTCCACTGAATTTAACTCTGTAAATCCCAGGAATGTGGCTGGCAGGTAGAGTGGAATCCCTGAAAATGCCATTATTCCTCTATTAGAACAATGCTGTGAACTTGTAAGAAACAAGTCTtcgtggctagagcagcacaatgccGAGcatattgcagaggcaaaataaTCCCCCAGAGACTTCTCTGAGGACTATCGTCACCTGTTTTACCTAACAGTTGCTGGCCCCCACCCATTGACGtccattcaccgaaatgccaggggtagcggaagtgacatcacaagccctttgatctccactttcactgacacacatacttacaacatacagattcacacatacatacactctcacATGAACACAATTTCactcgcaagcacgcacacaacatacactataaagtatttttacttacctcagctaccatggAAGGAcagattccagctaattgtactccacctttattacactaatagtgaatagtatgttattattcagtattagtgtagtaacaaattgacagaaaataaAGAGTGAAACCCTACCTGAcacccataaggacgagctgcccctgtgttcctggcactgaatttccaAGGGATGGCAGAGGCAGTgctaggggtcacaaggggcaagaccCCCGGCGACCCATAAATGAAGTCCATGCCCCCACCCTACCACCATCTTGCAggctcctgtcccctcctctgataatttttcagTATCCTTCACTGACCTTTCTATACTTACTTTGACTCAGACTATCTCTCATTTCCTTGCCGTCATGTCCGGCATGTCTGTCGACTCTTTCCTGGCTCTCATTTTGCATTCGGTTGCTGACACAACTGGCGCTTCTCTTAATGAGATCTGCAGCAGCTTTTTAATGAGCGCACTGTCCCATGTGCTTGAAATCTCTCAAACTCATTCTGCTCCTAAAGAACCATCAGCAGATTCTTCCACTAAGATCAACTGCCCTCTTATCTCCATTTGACCTCGCCTGACTGTGATCCTAAAGAAACAGCTGCAGACAGTTCACCTCTTCTTTGGAAGCAAACCATATTCCTGAGTCTGTCAAGATGTGCTTCAGCCCCTGCATAGCACTGCATCCATTCAACCTTCATCCACCCGGCTACTGGTGGATCGGAGCCTCTGTGCGGACCTGATCCTCCTAAACctttctgctgcctttgatatggttgccTACAATCTTCTCCCACAGTGTATGGATCTGGAGTAAGGTTCATTGTTAGGCTGCCCCCTTTTTCaattttcatttgattttgaaaacTCTTTACAATGCCATTCCCCAAGGTTCTTCCCTCAAGCGTACACTCTCTGATATCAATGTCGTCCCCCTGGACAATCTTGTTAGGTCGTTGGACTTCTCGTTAATATCCCAATCAAAGAACATGCAGACTCTGATCTGCTAAGTGACCACCCTAAGAACGGGAAGATTAACTTTCACCCTTCTCTCTTCTCCATCATTTTGTGGATGAGCAGTAAATCATTAAAGGTAAATGTGGACAAAATGAATGTCCTCCTCACACTGGGTCAGTGTGGAACTGTCCCTTGCCCCACCCACCTTTCCAAAGGGTGGGGAAGATTGTGCCCTTTCCTCTTTAAACCTCCAGTCACCTTGTCCAGAGGTGAGAATTAAGTGATTTACTCCCTACACCCATCAACACTGGTGAAATGCAGGGAATGGAGGAATTTTCCTTGAATTCTTGCCCCTTCACCGTCCCCAAGAGTGAGGACCTATTGTTATCTCTCCCCTTGCCTTCCCAAAGAGCTAGCAGGGCTCTctaaaaaagtgggggggagaaaaagaagagctGGTAATCTGTTACCTATTGTGCTCCTTCGTGAGGTGCACAGTGATTCCCTCGTCTCCTGTGCCTTGTTCCTCAGTGTGAACAGGACGCAGGAGAGGATGCACCTGGCCCTCTCCTCTCTGACCTACACACTGCCGTAGTTCATGGAGGAGAAGGGTGGCTTGAACCACTCCAACGCCTTGTTCCTACTTGAGGACAGGACATGGGAGCTGATGGAAACAAACGTGCTCTTCCACGATCCACAAAGTGCTGCAGGTCGTGGAGGAGTGGCTCAGCTTGCATCGTCTCCTGCGCCGCTTTCACAATTGCGAACAGCACAGAATTGCGAGGTGACTTGCTCCGTAGGGCCTGCAACATTACGCAGTTTTAGGTAAAAGACGAGGCGTGTGTGATGGAGACGTGGGTGGAGGCAGGCTTGGGGGAGAATTGACAGTTAAGAAAGGGACTATCAAACAAACAAATAGCAGAACACAATTGAGTTTTTGAGATATGTGCATGTTAACTGTCCGAGAATAATTTACATATAAAAGGATCCTAGTAGACATTATTTGCATATTTGTTGGGTATTCTGGATTTTGGTAACAGAAGGGGAGATTTATAAAttagagggctgcagaagaagcagAGATTACCAGtagtgtggagagagagagagacagagagtagaGAGAAAGGTATAGATTCTGAAACCGGGGCGCCCGGCTGCAGACCCTGCCTCTTACAGGCCAATTACCATCCTGAATATTGATTATAAAATCCTCAGTAACATTTTAGTTAGTCAAATCCATCCGATCCTTCCACAGTTAATCCATTCGGTCCAAAATGGACTCATCCCATGGCGCAGTACATCCCTCAGTGTTGGAAGACTTTGGCAGCAGAACGCCTCTCTGGTCTTGGAccttggacctgaagaaggacttCCACACTATCATGGCAATGTGTATTTCTGATGTTGGCTAGATTCGGCTTTGGGACAAGGATCACATAATTAATAAACCTGCATGAAACTGATCCTGTGACAAGGGTCGGTAGGAGAACTAGGCAGGGGGCCTCTCTCCCCTTCTATTTGTGCTGGCCATAAAGACGCCTGTAGTCCAGGTAAGAGCTTAAGGAAGGAACTGTGGGATCCCCATGTCTGGCACAAGACACACAatatcactttatgcagatgatgccatgCTTTTCCTTAAAAACATGCATGTCTCCCTTCATCAAGAACCTCGGCAGAGGCTTGATCAAAATGGAGAGTCACTCCTCTAGATTCCTCAGTAAACAGGGATATCATTTTTGGTGCGATCTATGCAAGGGCAACCTTGGTAGAGTAAAGGCTTCTCTCAGAGCCCAAGTGACATTCTGGAGGACGCTGGCTTTCTCCATCATGGGGCTCATCGCCATCTCCAAAATGGCATCTCTACCTTGCCtgctatatatattttgtgaacctCCCAATATTTCTAAACTGTAAATTCATTTGGGAGTCTCACTGGAGGAAAAGGAGCACGCTCCTCGTCGCCATCTCCTACAGAGGTATAGAGCCGGATTCTCCCAAAAGTTACAAGCTTAAAGAGCAATCACGCTACAATGGAAAGCAGCACTCCCACGCCTGGATACCACATGACGCCGAACGCTGGGAGTAAAGCTCTGTACAGGGAACCGGCTAGAGGACTTAAAAAACGCCTGATCGCTGGGGGTTGGGACGAGATATGTGAGAGCCTGGAAGCAGAACCCAGTGATGGCATTGTGGCCCCGTAGACTGCTACCTGGCAGCAAGAGCTGCCACAGATCCACTGATCGACATCGGTGGTGAACCAGGGACAGCCCCTCCACTGCGTCCCTCTCGATCCCTCTGATGCGCCTTATTTCTTGAGGTCCTACCTTCATCTCAGCGACTCCTGCTGCAATACGCTAAGCCCTGGTTGTTACATCATGTAAATCACCGCACCCACCCGTCCATCTCCAGCTGGTTCAGTTAAAAAACACTGTTTATTCTACTCCAGCATTTTGTATGATTACTGATAGATATCAAAAGCAGCAAATTTGAGCAACTGCTATTgttacttcatatatatgctgagcgATCTAATTCGGTGTATACTAGGCCATGCTCCTAAGTCAAATACAACTGTTTATGtcaaaaatgccaataaagatatTTCAAAAAGGAGCGGTAGAGGGGAATAAAAGATGAAGGCTAGCTCATTGCATACCTTAACCGGGTGCAGGTATCCCTCTCCTTGAAGGGCTCCCTGCAGCAGACCGctgccccctggggccggctggcCCGCAGCCTTCTCCCCTCCTTCTGTGCCAGCGTCCTCCTGAAGGCTGCGGGTGAGGTGGGCGATGTAGGTGGTGGCCAGGATGAGCACATCCAGCTTGGAGAGCTTGGTGTCGGGGGGCACCGAGGGCAGGGTCCTCTGCAGCTCCAGGAAGGCGTGCCGCAGGGTCTGCACCCGGCTCCTCTCGCGGGCGGCGTTGGCCGCCGCAGGCCTCCCAGTGCTGTCTGTCCCTGGGGCCTTCATCCCTGGCCCTGGGTGCGGGctactgagggagggaggggccaggTCGCAGCTGGCACTGGGATTACAGGGCACTTCATCCACCGCTGGCAACCGCACTCCTGCCATGGGGGTTTTCACCTTCTCCACCATGCTAGGACCCTGGAGGAAAAGAACCAAACACATCACTTAGGCGAAGTGTCCTACCTTCGAGCAGAAGACACGGGCTCAGTGGCTCAACTCCTGCACTTCACGTGGATCTGAAGTtcaaactctggatctgattttttaatgtaattgtttatttattgtacatttattttgttGTATGTGTGCCTTGAATATTGGCTTGGCCTGGCGTCTTTGCATGTTTACAAAtcaacaaaatacaaatacatcacAGAGGTGAAATGTACTTCAGCACTTTAAATGGCATCAGTGTGGCACGTGGCACTTCTGCATAGATAAGTAAACTCCAGCACTTCACGAAGGGTTTCCTGAGTCCGAACCTGGCTCACTATAAAATACACTAaagaaataaaacacataaaagacATCCCACAGGTTCCGTGTACTATCTCCAGTCCACAAGGACAAGCCCACCGCTCAAAAAATCACGGGATCTAGATAATATATGGGCCGTTCCTTTATAGGGAAAGGAATAAcaacctgtttcttttttttaaatgtagtatcTTGAAACGTAATACGTTGTTACTGAGAAACTAATTGTCTCTAATTCCTATAGTTTGTTAACTTTCGTTTCCTCTAAGGCTGAGAAGTCAGTAACTTTGAAGGGGGGAGCTGGTAACTTTAGTGAATTTATATTCTCATGCCTATAAAGCTGGGAGTAACCAGTTATTACTAATTCATTTGCATCTTTCCCTTCTTGGTGCACACTTAGATTATAGTCAAACACATTCTCTGGAAAAGGACTATTGCTTTTTCTACCCGCCGCTGTGCTTCTCGTGGTGGCTTGTGATTTGATTCTGCTTTTTCAGCCTTCTAGAACAGAAGAAGGTGTGGCAGACATGCTATGAGTATCAGAAGTGCACTTCCCATGCAGTAACAAGACTGTGGTCTCATCATTTTCTGGAATTCCCTAGCTGGTCTGGGTTTGGTCTGACCCCGCCGAAAGACCAGCACACAGTACTCATAAATAGCCCCTATGGATTTACCATATGGATCTATATTTCAGTTTCTGTTCTTTATTGGTTGTAAAGTGATAAGATTAATGGTCGTGGTCCTTGGCCAGTAACACTTCAAGTTAAAGCTGCCCACCCCAGAGTAGGCGCTTGAGCATTTCACTACACTTAGAGAACTTCTACCAGACCAGACGTGTCACCTTGCAGTGTTGCATACATTTCAAACCGATTGTCAATGCAGTTGTTTGGTCTGTTTATGAAATATACGACTGGTGTGCATTGTTTACCTCCAGGGTTGTGTTTTTCTTGATGCCCCCATAGCACGTTAAATTAACACAAAATGTTTGGTTTGATAAAGAAAGCTCTAAGTTACAAGCACCTCTGTGTAAAGTAGCGCCGTGGTAGAATGTGGTGGCACTCTAGAATGAGACTGAAAACGGGTTATGTAAATCCATGAAGAATGGAAAACATAAGTACTTTACAGATAATTGGGAGCAAAGGTGTGAAGTGATAAATTCCGGGgatttagaaaatatttttgcaCTTAGTAAATGTGGAGATTACTATCTTTAAAGTGTGTGATGCGCGATGATAAATAGGTTCCTCACCCAAATGTATGGCCATGTACAAATCCTAAACAAAGTTAAGGATTATGCAGTTGTCCAAAGTTTTCTGGAGTTACTCTCTGCTAACAACGTAAAACAGTCACATCCTCAATCGCTCTTTTTTTCTGCGGAATTCAACACTGCATGTGTTTTACACAACCTATTTTTTCTGGGAGGTAGAAAAGACAGTTATTACAAAATTGTGTTCCTTTATTCAATCCACAGATAAAATCAATAATTGCTGCCAATCGCATTACCTTTGCACAAAAAGCCAAATAATAATCATTTTTTctgctgtataatttagtcaacctggCAACATAGTTTCACCCCCTTTGTGGCATATTTTAATGATTCCTTCTTGTTGCATATGCTAGGTGTGTCGCCCCTAGGTAAGTCTTCCAGTACTAGATCTTCCAGTTGATGGTACAATTACGGAGGCTGAACTTATGAGAAACAACAAATATTTTACTGGGTTTTATTTAAGACACATTTAAGATTTACCTACTGCCGGCCAACGAATCTAACAGGTTGAATGAAATGTAGAAATATTGCTCCCTAGTTCATGAAATCTGAAATATATATACCACTGCGGTCTGGAAATTGCTTTCTGCGCCCTATGCTGGCTCTGGTAGCGCCAACAGCTAGCCTTTAGCACAGAAACAATCCACAGCGCTTTGAAGGCATTTTTGGCCTCACATGTATTGCAGTAATAGAGGGCCAGAAGCAACATCCATTTTTTCTGTCTCAATCGATGTTTGTGaccgaaaaagttttttttttttgccatttatgaatTATGCTTTAGGAGCTGGtaaactcctacagagtcctaaaaTGGGATTGTGAATAAATACCAATCGGGTATTTAGACAGGGTGTGTTTCTGGGTGTGCCTTTCAAATACCAAACTAGTATGTTATGTAACAATGTTTTGTAAATAAATTTGGTCGCAAAATGTTGAAAAATTGCCGACTGCCGAGTTGTAGTGGTAATACATTCCCAAAAGCTAAGGAATCCCACTAGGACCCTTTCCCCcttcattaatgtttttttttttttatgtaggagAG
Coding sequences:
- the TCF24 gene encoding transcription factor 24, producing the protein MGRACAASASALYGENNYSQQLRRLKKIEGPSMVEKVKTPMAGVRLPAVDEVPCNPSASCDLAPPSLSSPHPGPGMKAPGTDSTGRPAAANAARERSRVQTLRHAFLELQRTLPSVPPDTKLSKLDVLILATTYIAHLTRSLQEDAGTEGGEKAAGQPAPGGSGLLQGALQGEGYLHPVKKWPMRSRLYTGASGQFLNNSSQAENQIQGKSSASSQF